Proteins encoded by one window of Streptococcus sanguinis:
- a CDS encoding shikimate dehydrogenase codes for MRINGHTRMAAVVAKPIKHSISPLIHNMAFEKTGVNGVYLAWEVEAQDLQASIENIRRFDMFGVNLSMPYKQEVIPYLDELDVSARLIGAVNTVVNKNGILVGYNTDGKGFFKSLPSFAIQGKKMTILGAGGAATAIIAQAALDNANEIFVFTRQASYEKIVSKMAAISRQTKSRIQVLTLEEVDSLQDKINQSDLLVNGTSLGMDGISMPLPEQLELPSQILVADVIYQPFETPFLKWARNQNVTAVNGLGMLLYQGAEAFELWTGKTMPSQEIWQCLEELYK; via the coding sequence ATGAGAATTAATGGCCACACCCGCATGGCTGCTGTGGTTGCCAAGCCAATTAAGCACAGTATTTCTCCTCTTATTCACAATATGGCTTTTGAAAAGACTGGTGTTAATGGTGTCTATCTAGCTTGGGAAGTAGAAGCTCAAGATCTGCAGGCCAGTATAGAAAATATCCGCAGATTCGATATGTTTGGTGTCAATCTTTCCATGCCCTACAAGCAAGAAGTGATACCTTATCTGGACGAGCTTGATGTCAGCGCCCGCCTTATCGGAGCAGTCAATACGGTTGTGAATAAAAATGGAATTTTAGTTGGTTATAACACAGATGGCAAGGGATTTTTTAAGAGCTTGCCTTCTTTTGCTATTCAGGGCAAAAAAATGACGATTTTGGGGGCAGGTGGAGCAGCGACAGCGATTATTGCTCAAGCAGCTTTGGACAATGCAAATGAAATTTTCGTCTTTACTCGGCAAGCCTCCTATGAGAAGATTGTCAGCAAAATGGCAGCTATCAGTCGCCAAACCAAGAGTCGTATCCAAGTACTAACCTTGGAAGAAGTGGATAGCTTGCAGGATAAAATCAACCAATCAGACCTTCTGGTCAATGGGACTAGTCTAGGCATGGATGGCATCAGCATGCCCCTGCCTGAACAGCTTGAACTGCCTAGCCAGATTTTAGTTGCAGATGTTATCTACCAACCTTTTGAAACGCCCTTTCTCAAATGGGCCAGAAATCAAAATGTCACAGCGGTCAATGGACTTGGTATGCTGCTCTATCAGGGAGCAGAAGCCTTTGAGCTTTGGACCGGCAAGACCATGCCCAGTCAGGAAATTTGGCAGTGTTTAGAAGAATTGTATAAATAA
- the aroB gene encoding 3-dehydroquinate synthase, translating into MKLNVNLPHHPYDILIEKGSLSQAGSWLSQLWQPQKVVIVTDNRVARLYAEKVKLSLEAAGFEAFVFDFLEGEASKNLKTVNKVYEFLVKVGLTRSDGIVALGGGVVGDLAGFAASTYMRGVHFVQIPTSLTAQVDSSIGGKTGVNTPWAKNMVGTFTQPDGVLIDPQVLHTLGQRELIEGMGEVVKYGLIEDKELWNELSEMDGSPESILEHAESIIYHSCDVKRKIVVEDELDNGVRLYLNFGHTIGHAIEATAGYGKVMHGEAVAIGMVQVSRVAEKKGLMPAGITENIIRMCQKFGLPVDYQPWNENALYQALTHDKKARGNSIKLVLVPELGSASIHQIPLEEMKEFLKK; encoded by the coding sequence ATGAAACTAAATGTGAATCTCCCGCATCATCCCTATGATATTCTCATCGAAAAGGGGTCTTTATCTCAGGCTGGAAGTTGGCTGAGTCAGCTTTGGCAGCCTCAGAAGGTAGTTATCGTCACGGACAATCGAGTGGCTAGACTCTATGCGGAAAAGGTCAAGCTGAGCTTGGAAGCGGCTGGGTTTGAGGCCTTTGTCTTTGACTTTTTGGAAGGTGAAGCCAGCAAGAACTTAAAGACGGTCAACAAGGTCTATGAGTTTTTGGTCAAGGTTGGTCTGACCCGCAGTGACGGCATTGTAGCCTTGGGAGGCGGAGTCGTCGGTGATTTGGCGGGCTTTGCCGCTTCGACCTACATGCGGGGCGTTCATTTCGTGCAGATTCCGACCAGTCTGACAGCCCAAGTGGACTCCTCTATCGGTGGTAAGACAGGTGTCAATACGCCTTGGGCCAAGAATATGGTCGGCACTTTTACCCAGCCTGACGGAGTTCTGATTGACCCTCAAGTCTTGCATACTTTGGGTCAGCGGGAACTGATTGAAGGTATGGGCGAGGTGGTCAAGTACGGCTTGATTGAGGATAAGGAACTCTGGAATGAGCTTTCAGAAATGGATGGCAGTCCAGAGTCTATTTTGGAGCATGCGGAGAGCATCATCTACCATTCCTGCGATGTCAAGCGTAAGATTGTGGTCGAGGATGAGCTGGATAATGGCGTCCGCCTCTATCTGAATTTCGGACATACTATTGGGCACGCTATTGAAGCGACAGCGGGCTATGGGAAGGTTATGCATGGTGAAGCTGTGGCGATTGGCATGGTACAGGTTTCTCGTGTCGCTGAAAAGAAAGGCCTTATGCCAGCCGGGATTACAGAAAATATCATCCGTATGTGTCAGAAGTTTGGCTTGCCGGTGGATTACCAGCCATGGAATGAGAATGCTCTTTATCAGGCCTTGACCCATGATAAGAAGGCTCGAGGGAATTCTATTAAACTAGTACTTGTTCCTGAGTTGGGTTCGGCTAGTATTCACCAGATTCCGCTGGAAGAGATGAAAGAATTTCTGAAGAAATAA
- the aroC gene encoding chorismate synthase, with product MRYLTAGESHGPRLTAIIEGVPAGLPLTADYINAELKRRQGGYGRGARMKIESDQVEITSGVRHGLTMGGPITLNVTNLDHQKWLEIMSAADVDEKKKGLRKITKPRPGHADLVGGMKYRFDDLRNSLERSSARETTMRVAVGAVAKRLLEEIGVEVASHIVTFGGIDIDVPNNLTVAEIKERAAQSEVSIVNPEREEEIKAYIDQIKKDGDTIGGVIETIVGGVPVGLGSYVQWDKKLDAKIAQGIVSINAFKGVEFGVGFEAGRLKGSQVMDEILWSEEDGFTRRTNNLGGFEGGMTNGQPIVVRGVMKPIPTLYKPLMSVDIETHEPYKATVERSDPTALPAAGVVMESVVATVLATEVLEKFSSDNLEELKDAVARHREFVKNF from the coding sequence ATGAGATACTTAACAGCAGGAGAATCCCACGGACCACGTTTGACAGCTATTATTGAAGGGGTGCCGGCTGGTCTTCCTCTGACCGCTGACTATATCAATGCTGAGCTCAAGCGTCGTCAGGGTGGGTACGGTCGTGGTGCCCGCATGAAGATTGAAAGCGACCAAGTCGAGATTACGTCTGGGGTTCGGCATGGCTTGACCATGGGCGGACCGATTACCCTCAATGTCACGAATCTGGATCATCAGAAATGGCTGGAAATTATGAGCGCGGCGGATGTGGATGAAAAGAAAAAAGGGCTGCGCAAGATTACCAAACCACGCCCTGGCCATGCGGACTTAGTCGGTGGTATGAAATACCGCTTTGACGATTTGCGGAATTCTCTGGAGCGTTCTTCTGCGCGTGAAACGACCATGCGTGTAGCAGTCGGAGCAGTAGCCAAGCGCTTGCTGGAAGAAATCGGTGTGGAGGTAGCCAGCCATATCGTGACCTTTGGTGGCATTGATATTGATGTACCGAATAATCTAACTGTAGCAGAAATCAAGGAAAGAGCTGCCCAATCAGAGGTTTCCATTGTCAATCCCGAGCGCGAAGAAGAAATCAAGGCCTATATTGACCAGATTAAGAAAGATGGGGATACCATCGGTGGTGTCATTGAGACTATCGTGGGAGGTGTGCCGGTCGGTCTGGGATCCTATGTCCAATGGGACAAGAAGCTGGATGCAAAGATTGCTCAAGGAATCGTGTCCATCAACGCTTTCAAGGGAGTCGAGTTTGGCGTGGGCTTTGAAGCCGGCCGTCTCAAGGGCAGTCAAGTCATGGATGAAATCCTCTGGTCTGAGGAAGATGGCTTCACTCGCAGAACCAATAATCTAGGCGGCTTTGAGGGCGGTATGACCAATGGTCAGCCAATCGTGGTGCGAGGTGTTATGAAGCCCATTCCAACCCTTTACAAGCCACTGATGAGCGTGGATATTGAGACCCACGAGCCTTATAAGGCGACAGTCGAGCGGAGCGATCCAACGGCTCTGCCAGCAGCGGGTGTAGTTATGGAAAGCGTGGTGGCGACAGTTTTAGCCACTGAAGTTCTGGAGAAGTTCTCTTCGGACAATTTAGAAGAACTAAAGGATGCGGTAGCTCGCCATCGGGAATTTGTCAAGAACTTTTAG
- a CDS encoding prephenate dehydrogenase has translation MERKTVYIIGLGLIGASLALGIRRAHPEIEILGYNRSEESRRVALERGMVDRVTDDFAAFAPLADVIILAVPIKQTIAFIKELAELDLKENVIISDAGSTKAEIVAAAEKYLQNKPVRFVGAHPMAGSHKTGAKAAHVTLFENAYYIFTPSSLTNPGTLEEMKDLLSGLHARFIQVDAAEHDRVTSQISHFPHILASSLMEQAAAYSQEHELTQSFAAGGFRDMTRIAESEPGMWTSILLTNPESILERLEDFKDQLDKVAAAIEAKDERAIWEFFDRGRQSRKQMEIHKRAGVDSFYDLFIEVPDEEDAILGILELLRGISVVNIRINEENREDINGILQITFKNRQDLEKSAKIVRENTDYLVSVD, from the coding sequence ATGGAGAGAAAAACGGTCTATATCATAGGTCTGGGACTGATTGGAGCTTCCTTAGCTCTGGGTATCAGGAGAGCTCATCCTGAGATAGAGATTCTTGGTTATAATCGAAGTGAGGAATCCCGCAGAGTTGCCTTGGAACGGGGAATGGTAGACCGAGTGACGGATGATTTTGCGGCCTTTGCTCCATTGGCTGATGTGATTATTCTGGCTGTGCCCATCAAGCAGACCATAGCATTTATCAAGGAACTAGCGGAGCTGGATCTGAAGGAAAATGTTATCATCTCTGATGCTGGATCGACCAAGGCTGAGATTGTGGCAGCTGCAGAAAAGTATCTTCAGAATAAGCCCGTCCGCTTTGTCGGAGCTCACCCGATGGCCGGAAGTCACAAGACTGGAGCCAAGGCAGCCCATGTCACCCTCTTTGAAAATGCCTATTATATCTTCACGCCCTCTAGCCTGACCAATCCTGGTACTCTTGAGGAAATGAAAGACTTGCTAAGTGGTCTTCATGCCCGCTTTATCCAGGTGGACGCAGCCGAGCACGACCGAGTGACCAGTCAAATTAGTCATTTTCCGCATATCCTAGCCTCCAGCCTCATGGAGCAAGCGGCAGCTTATAGCCAGGAGCATGAGCTGACCCAGTCTTTTGCAGCCGGTGGTTTTCGAGATATGACGCGGATTGCGGAGAGTGAGCCGGGCATGTGGACCTCTATCCTCTTGACAAATCCCGAATCCATTTTGGAGCGGCTGGAAGATTTTAAAGACCAGTTAGACAAGGTTGCCGCAGCGATTGAGGCCAAGGACGAGAGAGCTATCTGGGAATTTTTCGATCGAGGACGGCAGAGCCGCAAGCAGATGGAAATTCATAAGCGTGCCGGTGTAGATAGCTTTTATGACCTTTTTATTGAGGTGCCCGACGAAGAAGATGCGATTTTGGGTATTTTGGAGCTTCTGCGCGGAATTTCTGTTGTTAATATTCGTATCAACGAGGAAAACCGTGAAGATATCAACGGTATTCTGCAAATCACCTTTAAAAATCGCCAAGATTTGGAAAAATCTGCTAAAATAGTAAGAGAAAATACGGATTATCTAGTGTCCGTAGACTAA
- a CDS encoding YlbF/YmcA family competence regulator, translating to MSNIYDLANELSRNLRDLPEYKAVAESKKAVDADSEAKAIFTDYLAFQQELQQLAQTGQVPTQEVQDKMTSFGEKIQGNAVLSEFFNKQQQLSIYLADIERIIFDPVQDLLK from the coding sequence ATGTCAAATATTTATGATTTAGCCAATGAACTGAGCAGAAATCTGCGTGATTTACCTGAGTACAAGGCAGTTGCAGAAAGCAAGAAAGCAGTGGATGCTGATAGCGAAGCGAAGGCTATTTTTACAGATTATCTGGCTTTCCAGCAGGAGTTGCAACAGCTGGCTCAGACTGGTCAGGTACCGACTCAGGAGGTGCAGGACAAGATGACTTCCTTTGGTGAGAAGATTCAGGGCAATGCTGTTCTTTCTGAATTCTTCAATAAACAGCAGCAACTGTCCATCTATCTGGCGGACATTGAGCGTATCATCTTTGATCCGGTGCAGGATTTGCTTAAGTAA
- the aroA gene encoding 3-phosphoshikimate 1-carboxyvinyltransferase translates to MKLSTNVKGLKGRIRVPGDKSISHRSIIFGSLAQGVTTVRDILRGEDVLSTMQVFRDLGVQIEDDGNLVEIHGVGFEGLQAPKNKLDMGNSGTSIRLISGVLAGQDFEAEMFGDDSLSKRPMDRVTIPLRQMGVEIAGRTERDLPPLKMKGSKELQPIHYQLPVASAQVKSALIFAALQAQGDSVIIEKEITRNHTEDMIAQFGGQIEVKGKEIRIQGGQEFTAQEVTVPGDISSAAFWLVAGLIVPDSKIVLENVGINETRTGILDVIEAMGGRMTLSDVDPVAKSATITVETSELKGTEIGGEIIPRLIDELPIIALLATQAQGRTVIRDAEELKVKETDRIQVVADALNSMGAAITPTEDGMIIDGKTPLHGAQVNTLGDHRIGMMTAIAALLAQSGQVELERSEAIKTSYPSFFSDLEVLTHG, encoded by the coding sequence ATGAAATTATCAACCAATGTAAAAGGCCTGAAGGGCCGTATCCGAGTACCAGGAGATAAGTCTATCAGCCACCGCTCCATTATTTTTGGCAGTTTGGCTCAGGGAGTCACTACTGTTCGTGACATTCTGCGAGGAGAAGATGTACTGTCTACCATGCAGGTTTTTCGTGACTTAGGTGTGCAGATTGAGGACGATGGAAATCTAGTCGAGATACATGGTGTAGGATTTGAAGGCCTGCAAGCACCGAAAAATAAGCTGGATATGGGGAATTCTGGAACGTCTATCCGTTTGATTTCTGGTGTTTTGGCTGGTCAGGATTTCGAAGCAGAGATGTTTGGTGACGACAGTCTATCCAAGCGGCCTATGGATCGGGTAACCATTCCTCTGCGGCAGATGGGGGTAGAGATTGCTGGTCGGACTGAGCGTGATTTACCACCGCTCAAGATGAAGGGCAGCAAGGAGCTGCAGCCTATTCATTATCAGCTGCCAGTGGCTTCTGCCCAGGTTAAGTCGGCCTTGATTTTTGCTGCCTTGCAGGCTCAGGGAGATTCGGTCATTATAGAAAAGGAAATCACCCGTAATCATACGGAAGATATGATTGCCCAGTTTGGTGGGCAGATTGAGGTCAAGGGCAAGGAAATTCGCATTCAGGGCGGTCAGGAATTCACTGCTCAGGAAGTGACGGTTCCAGGTGACATTTCCAGTGCGGCTTTTTGGCTGGTGGCTGGATTGATTGTGCCGGACTCTAAGATTGTCTTAGAAAATGTCGGCATCAATGAAACTCGTACAGGGATTTTAGATGTGATAGAGGCTATGGGCGGACGGATGACGCTGTCAGATGTCGATCCAGTAGCTAAGTCTGCTACCATCACCGTTGAGACTTCTGAGCTTAAGGGAACGGAGATTGGAGGCGAGATTATCCCGCGCTTGATTGATGAGTTGCCGATTATTGCTCTTCTTGCGACTCAGGCTCAGGGACGGACTGTCATTCGTGATGCAGAGGAGCTCAAAGTCAAGGAAACCGACCGTATCCAGGTAGTAGCAGATGCTCTCAATAGCATGGGCGCAGCTATTACCCCGACGGAAGACGGTATGATTATCGACGGGAAAACACCTCTTCATGGTGCCCAAGTCAACACCTTAGGCGACCATCGCATTGGGATGATGACGGCAATTGCTGCTTTGTTGGCTCAAAGCGGTCAGGTAGAACTTGAGCGGTCTGAAGCTATTAAGACTAGCTATCCAAGCTTCTTCAGCGACTTGGAGGTCTTGACGCATGGCTAA
- a CDS encoding shikimate kinase: MAKILLGFMGAGKSTVARGLAQDFADMDELLCQRLGMSIKDYFDQHGEAAFRTAEAQLLAELIDTDLVVSTGGGVVVSSENRRLLAQNADNIYLKADFETLYQRIQQDAEQERPLFLNQSKSDLQQIFEQRQAWYEEVATQIVNTRLKSPQEIIEEIQ, from the coding sequence ATGGCTAAGATATTGCTGGGCTTTATGGGAGCCGGAAAATCCACAGTAGCCAGAGGCCTAGCCCAAGACTTTGCCGATATGGATGAACTGCTCTGCCAGCGGTTGGGTATGTCTATCAAGGATTATTTTGATCAGCATGGTGAAGCGGCCTTTCGGACTGCAGAAGCCCAGCTCTTGGCTGAGTTGATCGATACGGACTTAGTCGTCTCAACTGGCGGCGGTGTAGTCGTCAGCTCAGAAAACCGTAGATTACTGGCTCAGAATGCTGATAATATCTACCTGAAAGCTGATTTTGAAACGCTTTATCAGCGAATCCAGCAGGATGCTGAGCAGGAGCGGCCCTTGTTCTTAAACCAGAGCAAGTCAGACTTGCAGCAGATTTTTGAGCAGCGTCAGGCTTGGTACGAGGAAGTAGCGACCCAGATTGTCAATACGAGGCTCAAAAGCCCGCAGGAAATTATTGAGGAAATTCAATGA
- the pheA gene encoding prephenate dehydratase, whose product MKIAFLGPRGSFSHHVAQAAFPSQDLVPYQNITEVMKAYEAREVDYSVVPVENSIEGSVHETLDYLFHQADIQAVAEIVQPIKQQLLVTDLEKTIEKIFSHPQAIAQGKKYIRQHYPQAAIEVTASTAYAARFVAEHPEKNFAAIAPRTAAAEYGLKVAASDIQEMEENYTRFWILGHEVPELQLTKTGDKQTLALTLPDNLPGALYKALSTFAWRGIDLTKIESRPLKTALGEYFFIIDIDNEQKKLADFAYQELTSLGITYKIFGSYSVFLIQDK is encoded by the coding sequence ATGAAAATAGCATTTTTAGGTCCCAGAGGCTCCTTTTCTCACCATGTAGCCCAAGCTGCTTTTCCCAGCCAGGACTTGGTGCCTTATCAGAATATCACCGAGGTCATGAAGGCTTATGAGGCTAGGGAAGTGGATTACTCGGTCGTTCCGGTGGAAAATTCCATCGAGGGCAGTGTCCACGAGACCTTGGACTATCTCTTTCATCAAGCAGACATTCAGGCGGTGGCTGAAATCGTTCAGCCCATCAAGCAGCAGCTTTTGGTGACGGATTTAGAAAAGACAATTGAGAAAATATTTTCTCATCCGCAGGCTATTGCCCAAGGAAAGAAATATATCCGCCAGCATTATCCGCAGGCTGCCATTGAGGTGACGGCTAGTACGGCCTATGCAGCTCGTTTTGTAGCAGAACATCCTGAAAAGAATTTTGCGGCTATTGCCCCGCGCACGGCTGCAGCAGAATACGGGCTCAAAGTAGCGGCCAGCGACATTCAGGAAATGGAAGAAAATTATACCCGCTTCTGGATTCTGGGTCATGAGGTGCCTGAGCTTCAACTGACCAAGACAGGAGACAAGCAGACACTGGCTTTGACCTTGCCGGACAATCTGCCTGGTGCCCTCTATAAGGCTTTGTCGACCTTTGCTTGGCGTGGGATTGACCTGACCAAGATTGAGAGCCGGCCTCTAAAAACGGCTCTGGGAGAATATTTCTTCATTATAGACATTGACAACGAACAGAAAAAATTGGCGGATTTTGCCTATCAAGAGTTGACAAGTCTTGGAATTACTTATAAAATTTTTGGTAGCTACAGTGTGTTTCTGATTCAGGACAAGTAG
- a CDS encoding LCP family protein translates to MKKPENLSHHEQLRLDYLYKNYYYLNDKEKKEFDYLRQKSKGIGNSASVPDHEEQPHTVSDAYEQEPVEMDSSGLLPKYPERSSRSRRQKKAPEALAEAGLGQDKPKKPRKKIRLKRILLWAGIFLLMVLGGMIFMFVKGLTTAHNGNSKPAETEFFDGKDTKDGVNILILGTDGRVGDDSTETRTDSIMVLNVGNKDHKVKLVSFMRDTLIHIDGVSNEYTDPSQADYYDQKLNSAYTIGEQNHNRGADYVRQMLKDNFDLDIKYYALVDFQTFATAIDTLFPNGVSMNAQFSTIDGEKVTEVEVPDDLNMKDGVVPNQTIKVGQQQMDGRTLLNYARFRKDDEGDFGRTRRQQEVLTAVFQQVKDPTKLFTGSEALGKVFALTSTNVPYSFLLTNGLSMAGDSRNGVERLTIPENGDWVDTYDMYGGQGLLIDFEAYKERLQQMGLR, encoded by the coding sequence ATGAAGAAACCAGAAAATCTTAGCCATCATGAACAGCTCCGCTTAGATTATCTCTATAAAAATTATTATTATCTAAACGATAAAGAAAAGAAAGAATTTGACTATCTGCGTCAGAAGTCCAAGGGGATTGGCAATTCAGCCAGTGTGCCTGACCATGAAGAGCAGCCGCATACAGTTAGCGACGCCTACGAGCAAGAGCCTGTGGAAATGGATTCTTCTGGCCTCTTGCCCAAGTACCCTGAGCGTTCTTCTCGCAGTAGAAGGCAAAAGAAGGCGCCGGAAGCTCTGGCAGAAGCTGGTCTGGGACAAGACAAGCCCAAGAAGCCTCGCAAAAAAATCCGCTTGAAACGGATTCTGCTTTGGGCAGGGATTTTCCTGCTGATGGTCTTGGGTGGCATGATTTTCATGTTTGTCAAAGGCTTGACGACAGCTCATAATGGCAATTCTAAGCCAGCAGAAACGGAATTCTTTGACGGCAAGGATACTAAGGACGGAGTGAATATCCTCATTCTCGGAACGGACGGCCGGGTTGGTGACGACTCGACTGAGACGCGGACTGACTCTATTATGGTCTTGAATGTTGGTAATAAGGACCACAAGGTGAAATTGGTCAGCTTTATGCGTGATACCCTTATTCACATCGATGGCGTCAGCAATGAGTACACGGACCCTTCGCAGGCAGATTATTATGACCAAAAGCTCAATTCTGCCTATACAATTGGGGAGCAAAACCACAACCGTGGTGCAGACTATGTCCGCCAGATGCTCAAAGATAATTTCGATTTGGACATCAAATATTATGCACTGGTGGATTTCCAGACCTTTGCTACAGCTATTGACACTCTTTTCCCAAATGGCGTCAGCATGAATGCCCAGTTCTCAACGATCGATGGGGAGAAAGTGACAGAAGTTGAAGTGCCAGATGACCTGAATATGAAGGACGGTGTGGTACCCAATCAAACAATCAAGGTTGGTCAGCAGCAGATGGACGGTCGAACCTTGCTCAACTACGCTCGCTTCCGTAAGGATGACGAGGGCGACTTTGGCCGAACCCGCCGTCAGCAGGAAGTTTTGACGGCTGTTTTCCAGCAGGTCAAGGATCCGACTAAGCTCTTTACTGGGTCAGAGGCTCTGGGTAAGGTCTTTGCCTTGACTTCGACCAATGTGCCTTACAGCTTCTTATTGACTAATGGTCTCTCTATGGCTGGAGATTCCCGCAATGGAGTTGAGCGCCTGACGATTCCGGAAAATGGCGACTGGGTTGATACCTATGACATGTACGGCGGCCAAGGGCTATTGATTGACTTTGAAGCCTATAAAGAAAGACTGCAGCAAATGGGTCTCAGATAA